The Devosia sp. MC521 genome has a segment encoding these proteins:
- the rimP gene encoding ribosome maturation factor RimP, whose translation MAFDLTEKRYIKETGLEARISRIVEPVANGLGYSLVRVKITQENGCTLQIMAEDANGRFNITDCENLSKDLSPVLDVEDPIEREYHLEVSSPGIDRALVRKRDYERFLGHEAKIELMDMVNGRKRFRGDITAVDADGVTITLPDAPGGTDPNHKLAFSTIGEAKLVMTDKLMDMARAEQELHPIDDDETETVEYADADNDDDMSEESK comes from the coding sequence ATGGCTTTCGATCTGACCGAAAAGCGCTACATTAAAGAGACCGGGCTTGAAGCTCGCATCTCGCGCATCGTTGAGCCGGTGGCTAATGGCCTCGGCTACTCGCTGGTTCGTGTGAAAATCACGCAGGAAAACGGCTGCACCCTTCAGATTATGGCTGAAGATGCCAATGGCCGCTTCAACATTACCGATTGTGAAAATCTGTCCAAGGACCTGTCTCCGGTTCTCGACGTAGAAGATCCAATCGAACGCGAATATCATCTGGAAGTGTCCTCGCCGGGCATCGACCGGGCCCTCGTTCGTAAGCGCGATTATGAGCGCTTCCTTGGCCATGAAGCCAAGATCGAGCTGATGGACATGGTCAATGGCCGCAAGCGCTTCCGTGGCGACATCACTGCGGTGGATGCGGATGGCGTGACCATCACTCTGCCAGATGCGCCGGGCGGTACTGATCCAAATCACAAGCTTGCCTTCTCAACCATTGGGGAAGCCAAGCTGGTCATGACCGACAAGCTCATGGATATGGCTCGCGCTGAGCAAGAGCTGCATCCAATCGACGACGACGAAACCGAAACGGTTGAATACGCCGACGCCGATAATGACGACGATATGTCTGAGGAGTCCAAATAA